The following are encoded together in the uncultured Sphaerochaeta sp. genome:
- a CDS encoding ABC transporter ATP-binding protein, whose product MDSALSVQNITKRFGDFTAVDQVSFEVEDGKFFSILGPSGCGKTTLLRMIAGFYKPDGGTILFNGKNMDGVAPNKRPVNLVFQNLALFPMMNVHENIAFGLRRRGEKGPGVDKKVRELLERVGLPESGKKQISQLSGGQKQRIAIARCLIMEPTVLLLDEPLGALDAKLREHMKVELKTLQSQVGTTFVYITHDQSEAMVMSDMVAVMNNGHFEQIGTPQQLYHEPKSSFVAQFVGNNNKLRVKLHSDQSGNTIARYADRYDFRLAQRFDTATDDEEYDLFIRPEAVIINPGEGRENFQSLPVEVTSILFDGGNSRLLVKPLGTEEELVIALPQTREYDHIRSKDRIQVGWDLNKTVCFKRSDWKLYDEE is encoded by the coding sequence ATGGATAGTGCACTCTCAGTACAAAATATCACCAAACGATTTGGTGATTTTACTGCAGTTGACCAGGTCTCATTCGAAGTAGAGGACGGAAAGTTCTTTTCGATTCTAGGGCCGTCGGGCTGTGGAAAGACAACACTCCTGCGAATGATTGCAGGGTTTTACAAGCCTGATGGGGGAACCATCCTCTTCAACGGGAAAAACATGGATGGGGTTGCCCCCAACAAGCGGCCTGTAAACCTGGTGTTTCAGAATCTTGCACTCTTTCCCATGATGAATGTGCATGAGAACATTGCATTCGGGCTGCGACGAAGGGGGGAGAAAGGACCTGGTGTAGACAAGAAGGTCCGGGAGTTGCTGGAGCGGGTCGGTCTTCCGGAGTCAGGAAAAAAACAGATCAGCCAACTCTCGGGTGGACAGAAACAACGTATTGCCATTGCACGCTGCCTGATCATGGAACCAACGGTGCTCTTGCTTGATGAACCCTTGGGTGCTCTCGATGCCAAGTTGCGTGAACATATGAAAGTGGAACTTAAGACACTGCAATCCCAGGTTGGAACAACCTTTGTTTACATTACCCATGACCAGAGTGAAGCCATGGTAATGAGTGATATGGTTGCAGTCATGAACAACGGACATTTTGAACAGATAGGAACACCCCAACAACTCTACCACGAACCAAAATCCTCATTTGTTGCCCAGTTTGTAGGAAACAACAACAAACTACGGGTAAAGCTTCACAGTGATCAAAGCGGCAACACCATAGCCCGATATGCTGATAGGTATGACTTCCGCCTGGCCCAGAGATTTGATACCGCCACTGATGATGAGGAATATGATCTCTTCATACGCCCAGAGGCTGTGATCATCAATCCAGGGGAAGGGAGGGAGAACTTCCAAAGCCTTCCTGTAGAAGTTACCTCAATCCTCTTTGATGGAGGAAATAGCCGTCTTTTGGTCAAGCCTTTGGGAACTGAGGAGGAATTGGTGATAGCACTTCCCCAGACAAGGGAATATGACCATATCCGCTCAAAAGATCGCATACAGGTTGGTTGGGACCTGAATAAGACTGTCTGCTTTAAACGCAGTGATTGGAAGTTATATGATGAAGAATAG
- a CDS encoding extracellular solute-binding protein — protein sequence MKKVILVLMVLMVMGSVLFAQASAETKNPVLRIITWSGYAPQELLDKFTEETGYKVEVTLSNNEEMISKLRATRGGGFDLAQPSQDRISSVVEQYGIYQPIDYARIETEQIDASLLEAVKKNTLVDGESYAVPHVYGTEGLVVNKALAPDVKDFKDLLDPKYAGRVSYRLKRPTLIGMGFSLGYDPFELYNAPEAYQDFLDEMEKVLIAGKPSVKTYWDNGDQLLQSLRSEEVWAASAWEQAGWKLHAENPNIDYIAPTSGALAWVDTFAIPAKSENLDAAYAYINFMLEPENAAFFTNRETYGTASKDAVKYLDPEIKANFTRGLPPEVLANINWYPTVPAGIEEMEGKTLDKVKAAR from the coding sequence ATGAAAAAAGTCATTCTTGTTCTCATGGTCCTTATGGTTATGGGCAGTGTACTTTTTGCCCAAGCATCAGCCGAGACGAAAAATCCTGTGCTACGAATCATCACCTGGTCAGGGTATGCCCCGCAGGAACTGCTTGATAAGTTCACAGAGGAAACCGGCTACAAGGTTGAGGTGACACTCAGCAACAACGAAGAGATGATCAGCAAGCTCAGAGCAACCCGTGGCGGTGGTTTTGACCTTGCCCAGCCCTCACAGGACCGCATCTCCTCTGTCGTTGAGCAGTATGGCATCTACCAGCCGATCGACTATGCAAGGATCGAGACCGAACAGATTGATGCTTCCCTGCTTGAGGCAGTGAAGAAAAACACCTTGGTGGATGGAGAATCCTACGCTGTTCCACACGTGTATGGAACTGAAGGCTTGGTGGTCAACAAGGCCTTGGCACCGGATGTTAAGGATTTCAAGGATCTTCTCGATCCCAAGTATGCAGGAAGAGTATCCTACCGCCTGAAGAGACCTACCCTTATTGGTATGGGATTCTCTCTCGGCTACGATCCATTCGAGCTGTATAATGCCCCAGAGGCATATCAAGACTTCCTTGATGAGATGGAGAAAGTCCTCATCGCTGGCAAGCCTTCGGTAAAAACCTATTGGGACAACGGAGACCAGCTGTTGCAGTCGCTCCGCTCTGAAGAGGTTTGGGCAGCATCAGCATGGGAACAGGCTGGATGGAAGCTTCACGCTGAGAACCCAAACATTGACTATATCGCACCAACCAGTGGAGCACTTGCTTGGGTCGACACCTTCGCCATCCCGGCAAAGAGTGAAAACCTTGATGCAGCATATGCATACATCAACTTCATGTTGGAACCTGAGAATGCTGCGTTCTTCACCAACCGAGAGACCTATGGAACAGCTTCCAAGGATGCTGTAAAATATCTTGATCCCGAGATCAAGGCAAACTTTACCCGTGGCCTACCTCCTGAGGTACTGGCAAACATCAACTGGTATCCGACCGTCCCAGCAGGAATTGAAGAGATGGAAGGAAAAACCCTCGACAAGGTAAAGGCTGCTCGCTAG
- a CDS encoding GNAT family N-acetyltransferase — translation MIETERLLLREMTQEDYPSLAAILQDEKTMYAYETPLSPAETQAWLDRNLARYKTDGFGLWAVILKDTGTMIGQAGLTWQTIGGSSDVLEVGYLFNRNYWGKGYAIEAARACKEYAFSTLNSSEVYSIIRDCNVASMNVAIRNGMLARGSFIKHYRGLDMQHLVFSVKREPSNT, via the coding sequence ATGATTGAAACAGAACGATTACTCCTACGAGAGATGACCCAGGAGGACTACCCCTCTCTTGCAGCAATCCTGCAAGACGAGAAGACCATGTACGCATATGAGACTCCTCTCAGCCCTGCTGAAACACAGGCTTGGCTGGATAGGAATCTTGCCAGATATAAAACTGACGGTTTTGGGCTATGGGCTGTTATCCTGAAAGATACTGGTACCATGATAGGCCAGGCTGGCCTGACATGGCAAACCATAGGAGGGTCATCAGATGTGCTGGAAGTTGGGTATCTGTTCAATCGCAACTACTGGGGGAAAGGATATGCAATTGAAGCAGCAAGAGCATGCAAGGAGTATGCCTTCAGCACGCTGAACAGCAGTGAAGTCTACTCCATCATACGCGACTGTAATGTTGCTTCAATGAATGTTGCTATCCGAAACGGCATGCTTGCCAGAGGTAGCTTCATAAAGCACTACCGCGGATTGGATATGCAACACCTGGTATTCTCAGTCAAAAGAGAACCCTCAAATACTTAG
- a CDS encoding GGDEF domain-containing protein, with product MTELISNILRGSVSSVMYVLLLMTLTKSRFDRKRIISIAIFVFVINMTSTLWFYFKGDLTGLSRFTVLMFIVVGLLIKSFTKMSFMQWSFTFLTTINIAMMIIILSFHLGRLFPYPQYANTVFRFFLYLFVITLSKKHFLRTYQTVVSDWPVFSGLMICIFLNLSYFFFVTDDIMHTLATNRWPMLLLVALSLSAYGTVFFSFKRFLAMYDLENENMKIHNETEILQKVATELEIYANYDTLTGLPNRRIFFTKLETIVLEAKTNVIKCALLYIDLDSFKIINDTYGHEVGDGVLVTVGRRLLNGVRETDFVARLAGDEFAIIMQDIKDTNQAKQFAARVHSVLQEPITIDTLTCSINASIGISIYPEDGDNGEALLRNADSAMYTIKKHGKGGIGTYNHNML from the coding sequence ATGACTGAACTGATCAGCAACATACTACGAGGCAGTGTCTCATCGGTTATGTATGTACTGTTATTAATGACCCTTACAAAGTCCAGATTCGACCGTAAGCGTATTATCAGCATTGCAATCTTTGTGTTTGTCATCAATATGACTAGCACCCTTTGGTTCTACTTCAAGGGAGACCTCACAGGGTTGTCCCGATTTACTGTATTGATGTTCATCGTGGTTGGCCTTCTTATCAAGTCATTTACCAAAATGAGTTTCATGCAATGGAGTTTCACCTTTCTCACCACCATCAATATTGCGATGATGATCATCATCCTCAGCTTTCATCTTGGTAGACTGTTCCCCTATCCACAATATGCCAATACCGTCTTCCGGTTTTTCCTCTACCTATTCGTTATTACCTTGTCCAAGAAACACTTCCTGAGAACCTATCAAACGGTTGTGAGCGACTGGCCAGTCTTCTCTGGCTTGATGATCTGCATCTTTCTGAATCTATCCTATTTCTTCTTTGTCACAGACGATATCATGCACACCTTGGCTACCAATCGATGGCCGATGCTCCTCTTGGTTGCCCTCTCCTTGTCCGCTTATGGCACAGTGTTCTTCTCTTTCAAAAGATTCCTGGCCATGTACGACTTGGAAAATGAGAATATGAAGATCCATAATGAGACTGAAATACTGCAAAAAGTTGCTACGGAATTGGAAATCTATGCCAACTATGACACGCTTACAGGTTTACCCAATAGAAGGATATTTTTTACAAAATTGGAAACAATCGTTTTAGAAGCCAAAACAAACGTAATAAAATGTGCACTCCTCTATATAGACCTTGACTCCTTCAAAATCATCAATGACACCTATGGCCACGAAGTTGGTGACGGGGTGCTTGTTACCGTGGGTAGACGACTACTGAACGGTGTCCGTGAAACTGATTTCGTGGCAAGATTGGCTGGTGATGAATTTGCAATCATCATGCAGGACATCAAAGACACTAATCAGGCAAAACAATTCGCTGCAAGAGTGCATTCCGTCCTGCAAGAACCCATAACAATCGATACCTTAACCTGTAGTATAAACGCTTCCATCGGCATCTCCATCTATCCTGAGGATGGAGATAACGGGGAGGCATTGCTGAGGAACGCTGACTCTGCAATGTATACAATTAAGAAACACGGCAAGGGCGGAATCGGGACCTATAACCATAACATGTTGTAA
- a CDS encoding ABC transporter permease, producing the protein MMKNRQHIKWGFLFFFLPVVLWLFLLIVLPHLELLRLSFSKANTGKFTLDNYLAFFKEPIYWLTFVRTAGYSIIVTFLVMVISLPVSFYISKIAKGRMTGALMILILVPFWVSELIRVYGWMILLRESGILNHFLISIGLFKEPVEMLYNDITMIMGLVYTSMLFMVVPVLGVMDDLDNSLIEAAYDLGASKLSIWRTIIIPHCASGLVNGGIIVFMLVLGSYLTPNLMGGKNSLWFTEQIYNQIILYFNWNQGAAFGFLLLALSSLIIWVLLKLTKQNLKEVVK; encoded by the coding sequence ATGATGAAGAATAGACAACATATCAAATGGGGTTTTCTCTTCTTTTTCCTGCCCGTCGTACTCTGGCTCTTTCTCTTGATCGTGCTCCCCCACCTTGAGCTGCTGAGGCTCTCTTTCTCCAAGGCAAATACAGGAAAATTCACCTTGGACAACTATCTTGCTTTCTTCAAGGAGCCCATCTACTGGCTCACTTTCGTACGTACCGCAGGATACTCAATCATTGTTACCTTCCTGGTAATGGTCATTTCCCTCCCGGTCTCATTCTATATCTCGAAGATAGCAAAGGGGAGAATGACCGGGGCATTGATGATCCTCATTCTGGTCCCCTTCTGGGTCAGTGAACTTATCCGTGTCTATGGCTGGATGATTCTCCTCAGGGAGAGCGGAATCCTCAATCATTTCCTTATTTCAATAGGTTTGTTCAAAGAGCCTGTTGAGATGCTCTACAATGACATCACCATGATCATGGGCTTGGTATATACCAGCATGCTCTTCATGGTGGTCCCTGTTTTGGGTGTAATGGATGACTTGGATAATTCACTGATCGAGGCAGCCTATGACCTGGGAGCATCGAAACTATCCATCTGGAGAACCATCATTATTCCCCACTGTGCTTCCGGGCTCGTCAATGGAGGAATCATCGTATTCATGTTGGTCCTGGGAAGCTACCTGACCCCTAACCTGATGGGAGGCAAGAACTCCCTCTGGTTTACCGAACAGATTTACAACCAGATAATCCTCTATTTCAACTGGAACCAGGGAGCGGCCTTTGGGTTCCTGCTCCTGGCCCTCTCTTCGCTGATCATTTGGGTTCTTCTCAAGCTCACCAAACAAAACCTGAAGGAGGTGGTAAAATGA
- a CDS encoding ABC transporter permease, producing the protein MIRSLPSSKKYRGGFTLFIILYFIFLFAPLVVTMILAFNDSMYPSLPWQGFTLDWFFGNGPEKYGIFHDQTNLRSLFTSFKVAIAVMIVSTFLGTCAAFLFEQENFRFKNALYFLMIAPLVIPGVILGISILMFSNTIGLFIENHLGIYVSFLGPGFPLVVLGQSSFISTIVALVVSARLKKFDHTLEEAAYNLGANKAEVLWFITLKYLRPSIIGGAAMAFLMSFENFNTTIFLVGSQATLPINMYMQVRDGSTPVINAISFLLILGTSIFAVVNLTKGNKKLL; encoded by the coding sequence ATGATCAGAAGCTTACCTTCCTCAAAGAAATATCGTGGAGGATTTACCCTCTTCATCATCCTCTATTTTATTTTCCTCTTTGCACCACTGGTGGTGACAATGATCCTTGCATTCAATGACTCCATGTACCCTTCCCTTCCCTGGCAGGGATTCACCCTTGACTGGTTTTTTGGCAATGGACCGGAAAAATATGGCATCTTTCACGACCAAACCAACCTAAGAAGCCTATTCACCTCTTTCAAGGTAGCCATAGCAGTCATGATCGTTTCAACATTCCTCGGAACTTGTGCGGCATTTCTCTTTGAACAGGAAAACTTCCGGTTCAAGAACGCGCTTTACTTTCTCATGATAGCTCCCTTGGTCATTCCTGGAGTCATACTCGGTATCTCCATCCTGATGTTCTCCAACACCATAGGGCTGTTCATTGAGAACCACCTGGGCATCTATGTTTCATTTCTTGGCCCTGGATTTCCTTTGGTGGTGCTCGGCCAATCCTCGTTCATCTCTACTATTGTTGCGCTGGTTGTCTCTGCCCGATTGAAGAAATTTGACCACACCCTGGAAGAAGCTGCCTACAACCTTGGAGCAAACAAGGCAGAAGTTCTCTGGTTCATCACCCTCAAGTACCTAAGGCCTTCAATTATTGGAGGAGCGGCCATGGCCTTCCTTATGTCTTTTGAGAACTTCAACACCACCATATTCCTCGTAGGTTCACAGGCAACACTGCCCATAAATATGTACATGCAAGTACGTGATGGATCCACCCCGGTGATCAATGCCATCTCATTCCTGCTCATTCTTGGCACTTCCATTTTTGCAGTGGTTAATCTCACCAAGGGGAACAAGAAACTGCTCTAA
- a CDS encoding LuxR C-terminal-related transcriptional regulator produces the protein MMLYAIIASVACVTYIYLGILILVFGKDSSTQKSFAVLCAMLALWSFGCVGRNIVQTEQWASFFDRIYYTGSELFILAGIIFILYLSERQRVLLYRLLVLVIMLRIGIYQTANWGWNMLARDFPSKPWFVSHQLLSALESLLIPLIALVWGQTTTLHRERIQSRIIVISTVCGTSLGVLVDFLSGFKGNNPISCTIPVLWMVAVCYAIIRYGLMQFTPAYVNRELIKHMERAVFMIDATWKITDCNAAARSLIGQPENLRHTMPMEKVFLETQAIQRKVTALLATGEHNFTHTGFLLASKGKTVPVVTSFSLISDSWGDRIGLLGFCLPKFDLNAFISRYHLSERQADILQHIVNGRTQVQTAEALFISLATVKTHTTSLYNRLGISSRSELYAMLRGESQEE, from the coding sequence ATGATGCTCTATGCGATAATTGCAAGTGTTGCATGTGTGACCTATATCTATCTAGGGATCCTCATTTTGGTGTTCGGGAAAGACTCTTCTACCCAGAAAAGCTTTGCTGTACTCTGTGCCATGCTTGCTCTCTGGTCGTTTGGATGTGTAGGACGTAATATCGTTCAGACAGAACAATGGGCCTCTTTCTTCGACCGAATCTACTATACCGGTTCTGAGTTGTTCATCCTTGCCGGCATCATTTTCATTCTATACCTATCGGAACGTCAGCGAGTACTCCTCTACCGCCTACTTGTATTGGTCATCATGCTTCGCATTGGTATCTATCAAACTGCCAATTGGGGTTGGAATATGCTTGCTCGGGACTTCCCCTCAAAGCCTTGGTTTGTGTCCCACCAACTTCTTTCAGCACTAGAGTCACTCTTGATACCTCTCATTGCTCTGGTCTGGGGACAAACAACCACACTGCACAGGGAGCGAATTCAATCTCGAATCATTGTCATCAGTACCGTATGTGGAACAAGTCTTGGAGTACTGGTCGATTTTCTTTCCGGCTTCAAGGGAAACAATCCCATTTCTTGCACAATTCCTGTACTATGGATGGTTGCAGTGTGCTATGCAATCATACGGTATGGTCTTATGCAATTTACTCCAGCATATGTGAATCGGGAGCTTATCAAACATATGGAGAGAGCAGTCTTTATGATCGACGCAACCTGGAAGATTACCGATTGCAACGCAGCAGCACGTTCCCTGATTGGCCAGCCTGAAAATCTACGGCATACCATGCCGATGGAGAAAGTGTTTCTTGAAACCCAGGCAATCCAAAGGAAGGTGACCGCCTTACTTGCCACAGGAGAGCACAACTTCACACACACAGGATTTCTTCTTGCCTCAAAGGGGAAAACGGTCCCAGTAGTGACAAGCTTCTCGCTCATCAGTGACAGTTGGGGAGACAGAATAGGACTTCTCGGATTCTGCCTCCCCAAGTTTGACCTGAACGCTTTCATCTCACGCTACCATTTAAGTGAAAGACAGGCTGATATCTTGCAACATATTGTAAACGGAAGGACCCAGGTGCAGACAGCTGAAGCCTTGTTTATCAGTCTTGCTACCGTTAAGACCCATACAACCAGTCTCTACAACCGGCTGGGAATCTCGAGCCGGAGTGAGCTCTATGCCATGCTTAGGGGAGAGAGCCAGGAAGAGTAA
- a CDS encoding DUF4491 family protein, protein MSFQGILIGAAAFLIIGIFHPIVIKGEYYFGKRVWPVFLVVGILLVILSLWIENATFSAIVSITGFSSLWSIHELFEQEERVAKGWFPRNPKR, encoded by the coding sequence ATGAGTTTCCAAGGGATTCTGATCGGGGCAGCTGCATTTCTAATCATTGGGATATTTCATCCGATAGTCATCAAAGGGGAGTATTATTTTGGTAAAAGGGTATGGCCGGTCTTTTTGGTAGTCGGAATTCTGTTGGTTATCCTCTCTCTGTGGATTGAGAACGCCACTTTTTCGGCGATAGTCAGTATTACAGGGTTCTCCTCCCTATGGAGTATCCACGAGTTATTCGAGCAAGAAGAGCGGGTAGCAAAAGGTTGGTTTCCTCGTAATCCAAAGAGATAA
- a CDS encoding GNAT family N-acetyltransferase produces the protein MITIHSVSSKREWNQFFAFPNQLYKDNPYYVPTLIIDEKWNFNPKKNPAFEYIDVVAFLAKENGIVVGRIAALINHKLNMAQQKKYIRFTRYDVIDDIAVSKLLFERVCTWGKEKGMDTIIGPIGFSDLDKQGLLVEGYDQLSMFITLYNHPYYHEHLQQLGFAKDVDWVEYKVFVPEKIDPRIERISEIAQKRHGYRLLSFTSKKKVLPYAHQMFHMYNEAFAELYGFCPLTDGQINLAIKQFLSLVSLEYIYVVVDASEKVIGFGIMVPSLSLAMQKSRGRLFPLGFVRILRSLKKHEVLDMYLIAVKPEYMGRGVNAIILQEGIKTALANGVRYAETGPELEYNENVQTQWKSFKTEQHKRRRCYIRILE, from the coding sequence ATGATTACGATCCATTCTGTCTCCTCTAAACGTGAGTGGAACCAATTCTTTGCATTTCCAAACCAACTCTATAAAGACAACCCTTACTATGTACCTACCTTGATCATCGATGAGAAGTGGAACTTCAACCCAAAGAAGAACCCTGCATTCGAATATATTGATGTTGTAGCTTTCCTTGCAAAAGAAAATGGGATCGTTGTCGGGCGTATTGCTGCCTTGATCAACCATAAGCTGAACATGGCCCAACAGAAAAAGTATATCCGCTTCACCCGCTATGACGTAATTGACGATATTGCAGTCAGCAAACTCCTTTTTGAAAGAGTCTGCACGTGGGGCAAGGAAAAGGGAATGGATACCATCATCGGCCCCATCGGTTTCTCAGACCTCGACAAACAAGGACTCTTGGTTGAAGGATACGACCAGCTGAGCATGTTTATCACCCTGTATAACCATCCTTACTACCATGAACACCTGCAACAGCTTGGCTTTGCCAAAGACGTGGACTGGGTAGAATACAAGGTCTTTGTACCTGAAAAAATCGATCCAAGAATCGAGCGAATCAGTGAAATCGCTCAAAAACGTCATGGATATCGCCTACTCTCCTTTACCAGCAAAAAAAAGGTACTGCCCTACGCCCACCAGATGTTCCATATGTATAATGAAGCATTTGCAGAGCTCTATGGATTCTGCCCGCTTACCGATGGACAGATCAACCTAGCAATCAAACAGTTTCTAAGCCTGGTAAGTCTTGAATACATCTACGTGGTTGTGGATGCCTCAGAGAAGGTCATAGGGTTTGGAATCATGGTCCCTTCCCTCTCTCTGGCAATGCAGAAATCGCGTGGGCGTCTGTTTCCGCTTGGTTTTGTCCGGATTCTCAGGTCACTCAAGAAGCACGAAGTGCTGGATATGTACCTTATCGCAGTTAAACCTGAATATATGGGAAGAGGGGTGAATGCCATCATCCTCCAGGAAGGTATCAAGACAGCACTTGCGAACGGGGTTCGTTACGCAGAGACCGGCCCTGAGTTGGAGTACAACGAGAATGTGCAAACACAGTGGAAGAGCTTCAAGACCGAACAACACAAACGAAGGCGTTGCTATATTCGCATTCTCGAGTAA
- a CDS encoding DNA-3-methyladenine glycosylase I, with product MNRCSWTGENPLLVEYHDKEWGVPLHDDHRQFEYLSMEVMQCGLSWLTVLKRREVLRSAFEDFVVSKVAGYGDEHVDEIMKMEGMIHSPRKIRAIITNAKAFLLIQEEFGSFSSYLWGFTGNKTMEYPGHADGGIVIARNELSDMISKDLKKRGFTFLGSITIYAHLQAAGIINDHEATCFRYQQIGNATF from the coding sequence ATGAACCGATGTAGCTGGACAGGTGAGAATCCTCTCTTGGTAGAATACCATGACAAAGAGTGGGGCGTGCCACTCCATGATGACCATAGACAGTTTGAGTATCTGAGCATGGAAGTCATGCAGTGTGGACTGAGCTGGCTCACGGTATTGAAAAGGCGAGAAGTGCTCCGATCGGCCTTCGAGGATTTTGTTGTCTCCAAGGTTGCTGGCTATGGCGATGAGCACGTCGATGAGATTATGAAAATGGAGGGAATGATCCACTCCCCAAGAAAAATCCGGGCAATCATTACCAATGCAAAAGCATTCCTACTGATCCAGGAGGAATTCGGTTCATTCTCATCATATCTCTGGGGGTTTACCGGGAACAAGACAATGGAATATCCAGGACATGCAGACGGGGGTATCGTTATTGCCAGGAATGAACTCTCCGATATGATCAGCAAGGACCTCAAGAAGCGGGGGTTTACCTTTCTTGGTTCCATCACCATCTATGCCCACCTGCAAGCTGCGGGTATCATCAACGACCATGAGGCAACTTGTTTTCGGTATCAACAGATAGGCAACGCAACTTTCTAG
- a CDS encoding RnfABCDGE type electron transport complex subunit D, with product MKIQKQQAMRTVLYALAPLCLAAIYFFGWRFIAILVVVGATGLLCEWLMARRYGFKITESLFVSCTLFALSLPPTIPLWIAAVGIAFGIIFGKMIFGGFGRNIFNPAITARAFVYISFGVPMTAAFVGNATQKGFFPAGLGSWISQADSVSAATPLATGDASLLELFLGFTSGSFGETSAILILVGGLYIIFKKAANWKIVVASLSSFLLLQSVFWTSGLQLATESGMKGVADPLTALLGGSFLFAAFFMITDPVSSSQTTDAGRWIYGAVFGILTVLIRTFANWVEGVTFAILLANMFAPLLDTLLKGAKAKKKPKKAEGGKT from the coding sequence GTGAAAATTCAAAAACAACAAGCAATGCGCACCGTACTTTATGCGCTTGCGCCACTCTGCCTTGCTGCAATTTATTTTTTCGGCTGGCGTTTTATCGCTATCTTGGTAGTTGTAGGGGCAACGGGACTGTTATGCGAATGGCTCATGGCACGCCGCTATGGCTTTAAGATTACCGAGTCTCTGTTTGTCTCGTGCACGCTCTTTGCACTCTCACTACCGCCTACCATCCCTCTTTGGATCGCTGCGGTAGGTATTGCATTTGGAATCATCTTCGGAAAGATGATCTTCGGTGGTTTTGGAAGAAATATTTTCAATCCAGCAATCACAGCGCGTGCATTCGTCTATATCAGTTTCGGGGTTCCGATGACAGCAGCGTTTGTCGGCAATGCAACACAAAAGGGATTCTTCCCTGCCGGACTTGGCTCTTGGATAAGCCAAGCAGATAGTGTTTCTGCTGCTACGCCTCTAGCAACCGGGGATGCTTCATTGCTGGAACTGTTCCTTGGTTTTACCAGTGGAAGCTTTGGGGAAACCAGTGCCATTCTCATACTCGTGGGAGGACTCTACATCATCTTCAAGAAGGCCGCCAACTGGAAGATTGTAGTCGCTTCACTTAGCTCATTCCTGCTACTGCAGAGTGTATTTTGGACCAGTGGGCTCCAACTAGCTACAGAGAGCGGGATGAAAGGCGTCGCTGACCCCCTTACAGCCCTTCTCGGTGGTAGCTTTCTCTTTGCTGCATTCTTCATGATTACCGACCCTGTCTCTTCTTCCCAGACAACAGATGCAGGAAGATGGATATATGGGGCTGTCTTTGGCATACTCACTGTTTTGATTCGCACCTTCGCAAACTGGGTTGAAGGGGTCACGTTTGCCATCCTCCTTGCAAACATGTTTGCTCCCTTGCTTGATACCCTGCTCAAAGGGGCGAAGGCAAAGAAAAAGCCAAAGAAGGCAGAAGGAGGGAAAACATGA